In Zerene cesonia ecotype Mississippi chromosome 17, Zerene_cesonia_1.1, whole genome shotgun sequence, a single genomic region encodes these proteins:
- the LOC119833283 gene encoding uncharacterized protein LOC119833283: MALCACKCLNVILQCDKMEEIIDIERLELSPTEQRDIFFSEKLISCPLSSLRNTVVQSALVGDRVVGRWTLESCLACGQTTFAKLQEKDLALVNKSIQTTQENIINLKKATNYSPVFNLLVPDLSNDADMKENIDTNNHVISTKNNLSSMAVIGLRKQLNQNLQSQLEAIEEAVRQYKEQKYAEYEAYRERAQRDHKILSSIISKTRNNADNEGWMNNNSVDNGPPSPLAPPLQRRRLSSLKDAKKFTHNVEKTNAQIPHEEDSLDAEDIFDLEGMDSRNMASDFDDYDSDPEGSNDEGIHIARGRGAPADIARSLPVSVPVYPHHASHADVDDFEETQDIAASIKALARSVHGDVFELPRPRFSTQI; encoded by the exons ATGGCTCTCTGTGCTtgcaaatgtttaaatgttatattacaatgtGATAAAATGGAAGAAATCATTGATATCGAAAGACTGGAGTTATCACCGACGGAACAAAGAGACATTTTTTTCAGTGAG aaattgatATCCTGCCCATTAAGTTCACTGAGGAATACTGTTGTGCAATCAGCACTTGTCGGAGATCGTGTTGTGGGACGATGGACTCTAGAGTCATGTTTGGCTTGCGGGCAAACAACTTTTGCAAAATTGCAAGAAAAAGATTTGGCACTTGTGAATAAATCTATacag ACTACAcaagaaaacattattaaccttaaaaaagcaacaaactaCTCTCCAGTCTTTAACCTGCTTGTACCCGATTTATCAAATGATGCTGacatgaaagaaaatatagataCTAATAATCATGTTATAAGtacaaagaataatttatCGTCGATGGCAGTAATTGGTTTAAGGAAACAGTTAAATCAGAACCTGCAGTCACAACTAGAAGCAATAGAAGAAGCTGTGAGACAGTATAAGGAACAGAAATATGCAGAGTATGAAGCTTATAGAGAGAGAGCTCAAAgagatcataaaattttatctag TATTATAAGCAAAACAAGAAACAATGCAGATAATGAAGGTTGGATGAACAATAATAGTGTGGACAATGGCCCACCATCTCCCCTCGCCCCACCTCTGCAGAGACGAAGACTGTCCTCCCTTAAAGATGCTAAGAAGTTTACACACAATGTTGAAAAG ACAAATGCACAGATTCCTCATGAGGAGGATTCCTTGGATGCAGAAGATATCTTCGACTTAGAGGGCATGGATTCTCGAAACATGGCCTCTGATTTTGACGACTATGATTCCGAtc CGGAGGGCAGCAACGACGAGGGCATCCACATagcgcgcgggcgcggcgcgccGGCCGACATCGCGCGCTCGCTGCCCGTCAGCGTGCCCGTGTACCCGCACCACGCGTCGCACGCCGATGTGGACGACTTC GAGGAGACCCAAGACATAGCGGCGAGCATCAAGGCGCTGGCGCGCTCGGTGCACGGCGACGTGTTCGAGCTGCCGCGGCCCCGCTTCTCCACGCAGATCTAG
- the LOC119833544 gene encoding cysteine--tRNA ligase, cytoplasmic, translating to MSKRSQPCWSPPISSEARPTLKLYNSLTRQKEEFVCSNGNRVNWYSCGPTVYDASHMGHARSYISFDILRRVLTDYFGYDIFFVMNITDIDDKIIKRGRQNYLYEKYIGEEKSLNTIVDDATAVVDYYEEVVKNTADIDKKNCLQKLLDNVARAVKELKGAVELNDEEKVNSAKTEILKSAKDPLSEWLDSKYGASVTDNAVFTKLSRHWENEYHKDMKALNILPPDVLTRVSEYVPQIIAFIQKIIDNGLAYESKGSVYFNVSEFDGKDKHHYARLVPEAYGDAKSLQEGEGDLSDESAEKKSPNDFALWKKSKAGEPSWDSPWGAGRPGWHIECSAMAGDVCGSNLDIHTGGVDLKFPHHDNELAQSEAYFDKPGWVNYFLHTGHLTIAGCKMSKSLKNFVTISDALRRHTARQLRIAFLLHSWKDTLDYSDNTMEMAIQTEKLFNEFFLTVKDALRSGYDEGCGGEWSPEEQQLSNKISAVKEQVHAALCDNIDTRSAIDALRDLVGAVHVYLRQTTPRNSPLLASAARYVTDILHIFGAIEGPRGLIGFPVGDANNVCLEEAVMPYLEALSAFRGHVREAARGAACAPVLALCDALRDSVLPALGVRLEDKPDRTIVKLVSKEELAREREEKKRVEAEKQKKKEELLKAQKAKEEQKKIPPGEMFKRETDKYSKFDDKGLPTHDHEGKELSKGLVKKLQKLQQAQEKKYNEYLASANSS from the exons ATGTCGAAGAGAAGTCAACCATGTTGGAGCCCGCCGATCAGTTCGGAAGCAAGACCAACTTTAAAGCTATATAATAGTCTTACACGCCAAAAAGAAGAGTTCGTGTGTTCCAATGGTAATCGAGTCAATTGGTACAGTTGTGGTCCAACAGTGTATGATGCTTCCCACATGGGTCATGCAAG GTCCTATATATCATTTGATATTCTACGACGTGTTCTGACTGACTATTTTggttatgatatattttttgtgatgaaTATAACAGATAtagatgataaaattataaaaagaggaagacaaaattatttatatgagaaaTATATTGGAGAGGAAAAAAGCCTTAATACAATTGTAGACGATGCAACTGCTGTCGTGGATTATTACGAGGAAGTAGTGAAAAATACTGCTGATATAGACaagaaaaattgtttacaaaaattactagataa TGTTGCAAGAGCagttaaagaattaaaagGAGCTGTAGAATTGAATGATGAAGAAAAGGTTAATTCTGCTAAgactgaaatattaaaatctgcTAAAGATCCGCTATCAGAATGGTTAGATAGTAAATATGGTGCGAGTGTTACAGACAATGCAGTATTTACAAAACTCTCTAGGCATTGGGAAAACGAATATCATAAAGACATGAAGGCACTAAAT ATACTACCTCCCGATGTATTAACAAGAGTTAGCGAGTATGTACCacaaattattgcatttatacagaaaattattgataatggCCTTGCTTACGAATCAAAAGGTTCAGTGTACTTCAATGTTAGTGAATTTGATGGTAAAGACAAACACCACTATGCTCGGCTGGTTCCAGAAGCATATGGGGATGCAAAATCCTTGCAAGAAGGAGAAG GTGATTTGAGTGATGAAAGTGCGGAGAAAAAGTCACCCAATGACTTTGCCCTCTGGAAAAAAAGCAAGGCTGGAGAACCATCATGGGATTCCCCATGGGGCGCGGGCAGGCCTGGCTGGCATATCGAATGCTCTGCAATGGCGGGCGACGTTTGCGGTTCCAATTTAGATATTCACACTGGAGGAGTAGATCTGAAGTTCCCCCACCATGATAATGAATTGGCTCAAAGTGAG GCATATTTTGACAAGCCAGGATGGGTGAATTACTTCCTTCATACTGGTCATCTTACTATCGCTGGTTGCAAAATGTCAAAATCATTGAAGAATTTCGTGACGATATCAGACGCGTTACGACGTCACACCGCCCGGCAGTTACGCATCGCTTTCCTTTTGCACAGCTGGAAAGATACACTGGATTACTCCGATAATACCATGGAAATGGCGATCCAGactgaaaaattgtttaat GAATTCTTCTTGACCGTCAAAGATGCATTACGAAGTGGATATGATGAAGGTTGCGGAGGAGAATGGAGTCCAGAAGAACAGCAGCTctctaataaaatttcagcTGTGAAGGAGCAAGTACATGCAGCACTTTGTG ataatatagACACTCGAAGTGCGATAGATGCTCTCAGGGATCTAGTGGGTGCGGTGCACGTATACTTGCGTCAAACGACACCACGGAACTCACCGCTCCTGGCGTCTGCGGCGCGATACGTTACAGATATACTGCATATATTTGGAGCAATTGAGGGTCCTAGAGGCCTCATCGGTTTCCCAGTTGGCGACGCAAACAACGTTTGT CTAGAAGAAGCGGTGATGCCGTACTTGGAGGCGCTGAGCGCGTTCCGCGGGCACGTGCGCgaggcggcgcgcggcgcggcgtGCGCACCCGTGCTGGCGCTGTGCGACGCGCTGCGGGACAGCGTGCTGCCCGCGCTGGGCGTGCGGCTGGAGGACAAACCCG ACCGTACAATTGTGAAACTTGTAAGCAAAGAAGAGCTAGCACGAGAGCGGGAGGAGAAGAAGCGAGTTGAAGCTGAAaagcaaaagaaaaaagaagaatTGCTGAAAGCGCAGAAGGCGAAGGAAGAACAGAAGAAAATACCGCCCGGCGAGATGTTCAAGCGGGAAACTGACAAATATTCCAAGTTTGATGATAAG GGTTTGCCTACACACGACCACGAAGGCAAGGAGCTAAGTAAGGGTTTAGTTAAGAAGCTTCAGAAGTTGCAACAAGCGCAAGAGAAGAAATATAACGAATATCTCGCCTCAGCAAATAGTTCATAA